A single region of the Leptolyngbya subtilissima AS-A7 genome encodes:
- the gatB gene encoding Asp-tRNA(Asn)/Glu-tRNA(Gln) amidotransferase subunit GatB — MTTAAPAKTQPAKTQYEAIIGLETHCQLCTETKIFSPASTAFGADPNTYIDPIVVGMPGVLPVLNQRVLEYAVKAGLALNCQIAPYSKFDRKQYFYPDLPKNYQISQYDLPIAEHGWLEIELIDKKTKEATRKRIGITRLHMEEDAGKLVHAGSDRLAGSTYSLVDYNRAGVPLIEIVSEPDIRTGQEAAEYAQELRRIVRYLGISDGNMQEGSLRCDVNISVRPVGQEEFGTKVEIKNMNSFSAIQKAIEYEIDRQIKANQTGEKIIQETRLWDESSQRTKSMRSKEGSSDYRYFPEPDLPPIVVSAEQKEGWLAELPELPAQKRDRYESEFGLSPYDARVLSDERAITEYFEAAMAAGADPKLTANWITQDIAAYLNTERVSIDALPLTPVALAELVQLIAAGTISNKIGKDLLPELLTQGGSPKALVEARGLSQISDPAQIEAMIDEVLAAHPEELEAYRGGKKKLQGFFVGQLMKRSGGRVDPKLSNQLLSQKLNQ; from the coding sequence ATGACCACTGCGGCCCCCGCCAAAACTCAGCCCGCTAAAACTCAGTACGAAGCCATCATTGGCCTCGAAACCCACTGTCAGTTGTGTACCGAAACCAAAATCTTTTCCCCAGCCTCTACAGCCTTTGGGGCCGACCCTAACACCTACATCGACCCTATCGTGGTGGGCATGCCGGGGGTGCTGCCGGTGCTCAATCAACGTGTGCTGGAGTATGCCGTCAAGGCTGGGTTAGCCCTAAATTGCCAGATCGCACCCTACTCTAAGTTCGATCGCAAGCAGTATTTCTACCCCGACCTGCCTAAGAACTACCAAATTTCTCAGTACGACCTGCCCATTGCTGAGCACGGCTGGCTTGAGATCGAGCTGATCGACAAAAAGACTAAAGAAGCCACCCGCAAGCGTATCGGCATCACCCGCCTGCACATGGAAGAGGATGCGGGCAAACTGGTGCACGCAGGCAGCGATCGCCTAGCTGGCTCCACCTACTCCCTGGTTGATTACAACCGAGCCGGCGTTCCCCTGATCGAAATTGTCTCCGAGCCCGATATTCGCACCGGCCAAGAAGCTGCCGAATACGCCCAAGAGCTACGCCGCATTGTGCGCTACCTGGGCATTAGCGACGGCAACATGCAGGAGGGTTCTCTGCGTTGTGATGTCAATATCTCCGTGCGGCCAGTGGGCCAAGAGGAGTTTGGCACCAAGGTGGAGATCAAAAATATGAACTCCTTTAGCGCCATTCAAAAAGCGATCGAGTACGAAATCGATCGGCAAATCAAAGCTAACCAAACCGGCGAGAAAATCATTCAAGAAACTCGCCTGTGGGACGAAAGCAGCCAGCGCACCAAGAGCATGCGCTCTAAGGAAGGCTCTAGTGACTACCGCTATTTCCCTGAACCTGACCTGCCGCCCATCGTGGTGTCAGCAGAGCAAAAAGAGGGCTGGCTGGCGGAACTGCCCGAGTTACCGGCTCAAAAGCGCGATCGCTACGAGTCTGAGTTTGGCCTCTCTCCCTACGATGCCCGCGTGCTGAGCGACGAGCGCGCCATCACGGAATACTTCGAAGCGGCGATGGCGGCTGGTGCTGACCCCAAACTCACCGCCAACTGGATTACCCAAGACATTGCCGCCTATCTCAACACCGAGCGAGTATCCATTGATGCGCTGCCCCTAACCCCTGTTGCCCTAGCCGAGCTAGTGCAGCTGATCGCGGCGGGCACTATCAGCAACAAAATCGGCAAAGACTTGCTACCTGAGCTGCTGACCCAGGGCGGCTCTCCTAAAGCCCTAGTGGAAGCGCGAGGCCTCAGCCAGATTTCTGACCCTGCGCAGATCGAGGCCATGATCGACGAAGTGTTGGCAGCCCATCCCGAAGAGCTAGAGGCCTATCGCGGCGGTAAGAAAAAGCTTCAAGGCTTCTTTGTGGGTCAGCTAATGAAGCGTAGCGGCGGCAGAGTAGATCCAAAGTTGAGCAATCAGCTGCTTAGCCAAAAACTCAATCAATGA
- a CDS encoding DUF58 domain-containing protein produces the protein MKRFTQWLEHRWVNPAYVGWILLGLALFFFAAATNTLAGWLYVISGVMLALLLIAAVLPPRNLQGLVVTRSPIAPVTAGAPLDIELRVRNTQRQSKGLFQIIDPVPSRLGAVATHAVGALPPGQSHTWRYAVPTTRRGVYRWSTIDLRTAAPLGLFWCRRTMPAPATAVVYPQVLPLKRCPLLDTVGQRQGQHWRYSPLAKADTQGVTRSLRPYRWGDPTRLIHWRTSARYGELRVRELESITTSREVLIALNTTARWNEESFEQAVVAAASLYNYALKQGFAAALWVPQVNTLRDSARVMHALAEVNPDPGHELRSVKSRASQKRESTWDEDSGQNRAITLPQVTTIWLTAAGAQTVSLAAGSRQLIWGNGDRNATSADMLSTLQMDPSLPLEPQLQANLAAR, from the coding sequence TTGAAACGGTTTACGCAGTGGCTAGAGCATCGCTGGGTCAACCCAGCCTATGTAGGTTGGATATTGCTGGGGCTGGCGCTGTTCTTTTTTGCGGCGGCCACTAATACCTTGGCGGGCTGGCTATATGTGATTAGTGGAGTGATGCTGGCGCTGCTGCTGATCGCGGCAGTGCTACCACCTCGGAACTTGCAAGGACTTGTGGTGACGCGATCGCCCATTGCCCCCGTCACCGCTGGGGCACCGTTGGATATTGAGCTGAGGGTTCGCAATACTCAGCGCCAGAGTAAAGGGCTGTTTCAAATTATCGACCCTGTGCCCTCGCGGCTGGGGGCCGTGGCGACACATGCCGTGGGCGCGCTGCCCCCAGGGCAAAGCCACACCTGGCGGTATGCAGTGCCAACCACGCGGCGAGGCGTCTACCGCTGGTCAACGATAGATCTGCGCACAGCGGCCCCCCTGGGTTTGTTCTGGTGTCGGCGCACAATGCCCGCTCCTGCCACAGCCGTGGTCTATCCCCAGGTGTTGCCCCTGAAGCGCTGCCCTCTACTGGATACTGTCGGCCAGCGCCAGGGTCAGCACTGGCGCTACAGCCCGCTAGCCAAGGCTGACACCCAGGGAGTAACGCGATCGCTGCGCCCCTACCGCTGGGGCGATCCAACCCGGCTGATCCACTGGCGCACCAGCGCTCGCTACGGCGAACTGCGGGTGCGCGAGCTAGAAAGCATCACCACCAGTCGAGAAGTTTTGATTGCCCTCAACACCACCGCACGCTGGAATGAGGAGAGCTTTGAGCAAGCGGTAGTAGCGGCAGCATCGCTCTATAACTACGCCTTAAAGCAGGGGTTTGCCGCAGCCCTGTGGGTTCCCCAAGTAAACACCCTGCGCGACTCAGCCCGAGTGATGCACGCTCTGGCTGAAGTGAACCCTGATCCAGGCCACGAGCTGCGAAGCGTAAAGTCTAGGGCATCCCAGAAGCGGGAGTCGACCTGGGACGAGGATTCAGGCCAAAATCGCGCTATTACTCTGCCTCAAGTAACAACAATTTGGCTCACCGCTGCTGGAGCCCAAACCGTTAGCCTCGCTGCTGGCAGTCGACAATTGATTTGGGGCAACGGCGATCGCAACGCTACTTCGGCAGATATGCTAAGCACGCTTCAAATGGATCCAAGTCTTCCTCTGGAACCGCAGCTACAGGCTAATTTAGCGGCTAGATAA